A section of the Alligator mississippiensis isolate rAllMis1 chromosome 8, rAllMis1, whole genome shotgun sequence genome encodes:
- the LOC102572339 gene encoding urotensin-2 receptor: MSLNEELENGYSTTTQMATDTSEGSPFRISSNSSYNASWDSTPATNSMEDTIATCTIGTILSLMCVIGVTGNVYTLVVMCHYLRYSASMYIYIINLALADLLYLLTIPFIVGTYFFQEWYFADIGCRILFSLDFLTMHASIFTLTVMSTERYFAVLKPLDTVKRSKSYRKAIAIVIWLVSLLLTLPMLIMIQLVQRDNKSICLPTWSKLSYKIYITILFCTSIVGPGVVIGYLYIRLARTYWVSQTATFKQTKRLPNQKVLYLIFTIVLVFWACFLPFWIWQLLFQYYESFPLSPKAMRNINYLTTCLTYSNSCINPFLYTLLTKNYKEYLRNRQRSFNSSSGYFQRRNRFQRISGRSLSTSSQHCTETYVLAHASLGNNSA, from the coding sequence ATGTCTTTAAATGAAGAGCTGGAGAATGGATATTCAACAACCACCCAGATGGCCACAGATACAAGTGAAGGGAGCCCATTCAGAATCAGCTCCAACTCTTCCTACAATGCCAGCTGGGACAGCACACCAGCCACCAATTCAATGGAAGACACAATAGCCACTTGCACCATCGGGACTATACTCTCTCTTATGTGTGTGATCGGAGTGACAGGCAATGTCTACACCTTAGTGGTGATGTGCCATTACTTGAGATACTCTGCTTCTATGTATATTTATATCATTAACCTTGCCTTGGCAGACCTGCTCTACCTTCTTACCATTCCCTTCATCGTTGGAACATATTTCTTTCAGGAGTGGTACTTTGCGGACATTGGTTGCCGCATCTTGTTCAGTCTGGATTTCCTCACCATGCATGCTAGCATCTTCACCTTGACAGTCATGAGTACAGAGCGCTACTTTGCAGTGCTGAAGCCCCTGGACACAGTGAAGAGGTCAAAAAGCTATCGGAAAGCCATTGCCATAGTCATCTGGCTGGTGTCTCTGCTGCTTACTCTTCCCATGCTCATCATGATCCAGCTAGTGCAAAGGGACAACAAAAGTATTTGTCTGCCCACATGGAGCAAGCTGTCATACAAAATCTATATCACCATCCTCTTCTGTACAAGCATTGTGGGTCCAGGAGTGGTCATTGGATACCTTTACATTAGACTAGCTAGGACTTATTGGGTGTCCCAAACAGCCACTTTCAAACAGACCAAGCGGCTACCTAATCAAAAAGTGCTCTATTTAATTTTCACAATAGTGCTGGTCTTTTGGGCATGCTTCTTGCCCTTCTGGATATGGCAGCTCCTTTTCCAATATTATGAATCCTTCCCATTGTCTCCCAAAGCAATGAGGAACATTAACTATCTGACAACGTGCCTGACATACAGCAACAGCTGCATTAACCCTTTCCTCTACACCCTGCTGACCAAAAACTACAAGGAATATCTAAGAAACAGGCAACGGTCCTTTAACAGCAGCAGCGGGTACTTCCAAAGAAGGAATCGATTTCAGAGGATTTCTGGGAGATCTCTTTCCACAAGCAGTCAGCATTGCACAGAGACATATGTCCTTGCTCATGCTTCTCTTGGAAACAACAGTGCCTGA